The genomic stretch AACAGTCGCGACATCAATTTGTGCACCGGCTGTGTCCAGCAGCAATCCAAGTCCCCAGTGTGATTGATCGTTTGGCCAGTCGTCACTCAACTCCGGCGCGCCGACCAGCAGGGTGGATTTTGCTTGATGAATTTTTTTCGAACCGGGAATCAAAATCTTGTTTTGGTATTGCTGGCGAGTTCCATTCCAAAACATAGAGACGTCCGGCTCATTCCACATCCCGTAGGCTTTGACAAGGGAGTTGTTTTTGTACCGATTGGCAACTGCAAAGCAAAAATCACCATAATCGGTGTTGTTGAGAGGCGGAACGTTGTCTGCTTTGCCGCCATTCGCCCAAGACGGCGTTGCGCCGATTGAAATGAACATTTTGAGATTTCGATTCGTGCCTCTGTTGATGACAGAATCCAAAGCAGACCAATCATAAACGCCTTTCGAAATCTCAATCCATTTCCAGTATGCACTCAATCGAACCCAGGAAACACCAAGACCTTGCACAAGATTCGCAATCGAATTGTCTTCCAGGCCCGAACCCATTCCATGTTCCTCTCCTGCATCTGCAAAGCAGAGGAAGAACAAGCAGAGGATAGATAAGAGAACCGTGCTTTTTTTTAACATTTTGTTAATTCTCCATTCGTGTTATTGAAATCAAAATTAAGAGGGCAAATCTCTTGCCAATGCGATGTATGAGGAGAAGGGGAGTAAGGACAGCTTCAAATGAGAAACATTTTTCCAGATTCCTGTTCAATCTAGAAGTCACGATTCTTTATTGATCGCCGAGTTTTCTCGGATAGGAGGATTTCTCAGAGATTTCTCATTCTTTTCTGTGAGAAATGCAGATGGATCGTCATGCACGAGCGCGAAGCCATGCGGCGCATATCGAATACATGAATTTCGAATTTCGAAGGGAATTCCAAGTTTCGGGTGCAGAAACGCAGAGATTCTTTACCATCCGTGTGCATTGGTGTTCATCGGTCGCTAGATAGGTCCTCACTTCTGCGGTTTGGAGATCACTTGTTGGATATCCGAATATGCTGTGCCGATCAATTGGCGAGGTGATCCGAAGCAAGTTATCACTTTCCAGTAATTTCTTCGAACGGCAAGAGGCCGAAGACCTCTGCAACGAAGCGTTTTGCGCGTTCTTACCCAGCTGCGCAAGTTCAAGTCGCATGCGGAAATAATTCAGATTCAACATTTTTAAAGGCCAGATCCAGACCATTACCTACCACACGTTTTGCGAATATATGCGAGAAAGTATCCTCTGCGGTCTCATCTGAAATACCAGCTCCGTTATTTTCTGAATCATCATGGGACGGTAGGGTGATGAAGGGTAATATAACGCCGAAATTTGCGCCCAATAGAATTAAGGCGCAATTTAGGGGAGATTCAATTTGAAACAGCACTTATTGCCTGAACAACTGGAGCAATTTAAGAATGGAAAGGGCTTGCCAGACGAATTGCGGGCTGCAGCTGATCATCTTGTGTTTTGCTCGGAATGCCGAAAGAAGGTGCTTGAGGGAGAGGCTTTGCGGGAAATGATTTCCTCTATTCGGGATGGGCTGGATAGTGAAGAGGAAGATTTCGATCACCTCACCTATGAACAAACCGAAGCTTACCTCGATGAAACTCTGGATGAAGTGGATCGGGAAATTGCAGAGAGCCATCTGCAGATCTGTTCCAGATGTGCCGCAGAAGCAATGGAACTGAAGTCGTTCAAAAATAGCTTGCAGTTTGATCCTGCAGAACCACAACGCCTGTCCGCAACCGGTTCTCTAATCCGTTACAACTAGCCGCTGCGGCTGCTGTCGTGGTCTGGATCAGCACACAAAGTCTCAGAAATCAGATTTCTGATTTAGATAACCGTGTGGCACGGCTTCAAAATGAAAATCAGAAACTCCGTTCCACAACAACAGAAAACAATTGTTTTACCTTTAACACCCGTTGCAACAGTTGTCCGGGAACAGCGTCCGCTATTTTGCTGGACTCCTTTCAGGGAGGAGACAGCTTACGTGGTTACCATTTACGATATAGATTTCCGTGAAGTCATGAAGAGTTCTCTGGTGCACTGTAACACAAGGTTGTGAAGCGATTCTCCCCCTTGGATAAGTCACTACCAAGATAACATCCAATGGGGGGCATGTGATACAATCAATCAAGAACCTCGTGGGGGAAAAGCGATTAAATTTGCCGCGGGGCGTGGTGCATGCATGCGTGGAAGCGAAAGAAAGCCATCTCTGATCCCAGATGAAGAAATGGTTTGCACCCTACGATTTTGACAAATTGTTTAACCAGGTCTGAAGAGTTCACCGCTTTATAAGCGAGATGATCCGGGCTTCAGGGCCTGAGGGTAGAACTTCCAAAGAACGATGACTGAGGTAACGAGGATCCTTTTAGCTGAAGACAACCCGGGCGATGCTCTTTTGTTGGATGAGATGCTGAGGTCTGGAGACTCGCCGAAATTTGTGATTCAACGCTTAGAGAGGCTTGATGATGCCCTTCAGCAGCTTACGGCAGAATCGTTCGATCTCGTCTTTGTGGATCTCTCTCTTCCGGACAGTCATGGGTTAGAAACGTTCGTCAAACTGCATCATGACTTTCCTGATGTTGCCATCGTCGTTCTTACAGGTCTTGATGATGAAATGACAGCTCTTCAGGCTGTGGGTCAAGGCGCACAGGACTATCTGGTGAAAGGTCACAGTGAACGGAGACGGCTGGTGCAGGCTGCCCATTATGCTGTTGAACGTCACCATATGCTTCAAGAACTGAAGGCGCTTTCCCTCATCGATGAGTTAACCGGGTTGCACAACCGCCGGGGCTTCGAGATCCTGGGCAAAAAACAGTTAGAAATTGCCGGGAGATCGCAAAAAGGAATAGCGCTGATTTTTGCAGATCTGGACGGTCTAAAAAAGATCAACGACACTCTGGGACATCGCTGCGGAGATCTTGCTCTAATGGATACAGCTGACGTATTGAAACGGACATTTCGCAACGCTGACATTCTTGCCCGGATCGGGGGCGACGAATTTGCCTGCCTCGCAGTCGAGATGGTTCCGGACCGCCTTCAAATGATCCTCTCACGACTTGAGCAGCACCTTTCCAGACAAAGGGCGAGAACACAACGTCCATTCGAACTTTCATTGAGTATCGGCGTGGCCTGCTATGATGCTGAAAATCCTTGCGATATTGATGCTCTTATCGAGCGCGCTGATGCGGAAATGTACAAGAACAAAAAGGAGAAGCGCTCTTCTAAATAACCACATTCTATATGTTTATCACTAGAATTGATAAAGTAGTCCAAGATGGCGGTA from bacterium encodes the following:
- a CDS encoding cellulase family glycosylhydrolase, whose product is MLKKSTVLLSILCLFFLCFADAGEEHGMGSGLEDNSIANLVQGLGVSWVRLSAYWKWIEISKGVYDWSALDSVINRGTNRNLKMFISIGATPSWANGGKADNVPPLNNTDYGDFCFAVANRYKNNSLVKAYGMWNEPDVSMFWNGTRQQYQNKILIPGSKKIHQAKSTLLVGAPELSDDWPNDQSHWGLGLLLDTAGAQIDVATV
- a CDS encoding zf-HC2 domain-containing protein; this translates as MKQHLLPEQLEQFKNGKGLPDELRAAADHLVFCSECRKKVLEGEALREMISSIRDGLDSEEEDFDHLTYEQTEAYLDETLDEVDREIAESHLQICSRCAAEAMELKSFKNSLQFDPAEPQRLSATGSLIRYN
- a CDS encoding GGDEF domain-containing response regulator, with the translated sequence MTEVTRILLAEDNPGDALLLDEMLRSGDSPKFVIQRLERLDDALQQLTAESFDLVFVDLSLPDSHGLETFVKLHHDFPDVAIVVLTGLDDEMTALQAVGQGAQDYLVKGHSERRRLVQAAHYAVERHHMLQELKALSLIDELTGLHNRRGFEILGKKQLEIAGRSQKGIALIFADLDGLKKINDTLGHRCGDLALMDTADVLKRTFRNADILARIGGDEFACLAVEMVPDRLQMILSRLEQHLSRQRARTQRPFELSLSIGVACYDAENPCDIDALIERADAEMYKNKKEKRSSK